One genomic segment of Rhabdothermincola salaria includes these proteins:
- a CDS encoding helix-turn-helix transcriptional regulator, giving the protein MGWSLVGRADHLVSSIDRLASGTGTAFVGPPGTGKSRLLREVLDRSEQSGWGVVRATATPSMAGIPFAAFVELLDLPTAGPPTEVVGAALEALGDRRGPNGLILGVDDVHLLDPGSLSLVTGAAHRGLASLVLTGRAGEPLAAEVVDLWTGGLVERIEVLPLERSDADALVVARLGRVAPELLAELWRIGEGNPLVVHELVEGAVGGALRQDADGTWQQHGPLAESSRLTDLVRARLDVLSIDERHAVEMVALAAPLPLPILKAVVDTEVADLEQRRLVDVVSSSGGPVVVPAHPLHGEVLRATLSGARRCELLTELVEAVGDDDDRIDPVRAAVWRHEAGMVVRPRLAIEGATLALARHDPLLAERLARPVHATAPDLGALPLAKALTHQGRFDEAEALLRDVEPTDPEARAEVASIRAHNLALGLDRAEDALAVLRDAIDDVGDARLGARLDVDRSVVAAVRGDLVEARSAGRSLVTNPAASPGARAAGYVSLTLALTMTADCEGLGAVIAEAREAAATAASDMPFALDQVELMHVFGCWIAGRVEESVAAASDNVVRSEGTGTHSTWLGTFAATCDLAGHLADALRSAEEALGLMGRFDPFGLERQVRGIVALERGQRGDTRAGETVEALVLDARDPRLAVWVDRGRAWSRAAGGSAPDGALIAARGGQEAVAGQHVAWGAMALHDAVRLGRPDLVHADLASLRGSPGAALVEVVADHADALSAQDGRGLLAVAVRFGAMGANLLAAEAAAQASLALSGVEAARAACLSELWEAQCQDPVTPALAARRPCASSREIEVACEAVAGKTSAAVAEEKFISVRTVENHLRSVYRKLGVDGREGLKEVLSPALAPDRGEGSQP; this is encoded by the coding sequence ATGGGGTGGTCGTTGGTGGGGCGGGCGGACCATCTCGTCTCCTCCATCGATCGGCTCGCGTCGGGGACGGGCACGGCGTTCGTGGGGCCGCCCGGGACCGGCAAGAGCCGACTCCTGCGCGAGGTGCTCGATCGCAGCGAGCAGTCCGGCTGGGGGGTCGTGAGGGCGACGGCCACCCCGTCGATGGCCGGGATCCCCTTCGCCGCCTTCGTGGAGCTCCTCGACCTCCCGACCGCCGGGCCCCCCACCGAGGTGGTGGGCGCGGCACTCGAGGCGCTCGGCGACCGTAGGGGGCCCAACGGGCTGATCCTCGGCGTCGATGACGTGCACCTGCTCGATCCCGGTTCGCTGTCCCTGGTCACCGGGGCCGCCCACCGCGGCCTCGCCTCGCTGGTGCTCACCGGGCGCGCTGGTGAACCGTTGGCCGCTGAGGTGGTCGACCTGTGGACCGGGGGCCTGGTCGAACGGATCGAGGTCCTCCCCCTCGAGCGCAGCGATGCCGACGCCCTCGTCGTGGCCCGTCTGGGTCGGGTGGCTCCCGAGCTGTTGGCCGAGCTCTGGCGGATCGGTGAGGGGAACCCCCTGGTGGTCCACGAGCTGGTCGAAGGCGCCGTCGGGGGCGCCCTTCGTCAGGATGCCGACGGGACCTGGCAGCAGCACGGCCCGCTGGCCGAGTCCTCCCGTCTGACCGATCTGGTCCGGGCTCGCCTCGACGTGCTGTCCATCGACGAGCGCCACGCCGTCGAGATGGTGGCGCTGGCCGCCCCCCTGCCGCTCCCCATCCTGAAGGCGGTGGTCGACACCGAGGTGGCGGACCTCGAGCAACGCCGCTTGGTCGACGTGGTGTCCTCGAGCGGCGGGCCGGTGGTGGTGCCGGCCCACCCGCTGCACGGCGAGGTCCTGCGGGCGACGCTGAGCGGGGCGCGCCGCTGTGAGCTGCTCACCGAGTTGGTCGAGGCCGTCGGTGACGACGACGATCGCATCGATCCGGTGCGCGCCGCAGTGTGGCGCCACGAGGCCGGGATGGTGGTCCGTCCACGGTTGGCCATCGAAGGCGCCACCCTCGCCCTGGCCCGCCACGATCCGCTCCTCGCCGAACGGCTGGCGCGCCCTGTCCACGCGACGGCCCCCGACCTGGGAGCGCTGCCCCTGGCCAAGGCGTTGACCCACCAGGGCCGCTTCGACGAGGCCGAGGCGCTGCTGCGCGACGTCGAACCGACCGACCCCGAGGCGCGGGCCGAGGTCGCGTCCATCCGGGCCCACAACCTGGCCCTCGGCCTCGATCGGGCCGAGGATGCGCTCGCCGTGCTCCGCGACGCCATCGACGACGTGGGCGACGCCCGGTTGGGTGCTCGGCTCGATGTGGACCGCAGCGTGGTGGCCGCCGTGCGGGGCGACCTCGTCGAGGCCCGCTCGGCGGGTCGGTCCTTGGTGACCAACCCCGCCGCTTCACCTGGGGCCCGCGCCGCCGGCTACGTGAGCCTCACGTTGGCCCTGACGATGACCGCCGACTGCGAGGGGCTCGGGGCCGTCATCGCCGAGGCCCGTGAGGCGGCGGCCACCGCCGCGAGCGACATGCCGTTCGCCCTCGACCAGGTGGAGCTGATGCACGTGTTCGGGTGCTGGATCGCCGGGCGCGTGGAGGAATCGGTGGCGGCGGCGTCCGACAACGTCGTCCGCTCGGAGGGCACCGGGACGCACTCGACCTGGCTGGGCACCTTCGCCGCCACCTGCGACCTCGCCGGTCACCTGGCCGATGCCCTCCGCTCGGCGGAAGAGGCCCTCGGGCTCATGGGTCGGTTCGACCCGTTCGGCCTCGAGCGCCAGGTCCGCGGGATCGTGGCGTTGGAGCGGGGCCAGCGAGGTGACACTCGGGCTGGTGAGACGGTCGAGGCTCTCGTGCTCGACGCACGGGACCCACGGCTGGCGGTGTGGGTCGACCGCGGTCGGGCCTGGAGTCGAGCCGCCGGCGGCTCGGCTCCGGACGGCGCGCTGATCGCCGCTCGTGGTGGCCAGGAGGCGGTCGCCGGCCAGCACGTGGCCTGGGGGGCGATGGCCTTGCACGACGCGGTCCGGCTGGGACGCCCCGATCTGGTCCACGCCGACCTGGCCTCGCTGCGGGGCTCGCCGGGAGCGGCGCTCGTCGAGGTCGTCGCCGACCACGCCGATGCCCTGTCGGCGCAGGACGGGCGCGGCCTCCTCGCCGTGGCGGTGCGCTTCGGTGCCATGGGCGCCAACCTGTTGGCCGCCGAAGCGGCCGCCCAGGCGTCGCTGGCCCTGAGCGGCGTCGAGGCGGCCCGAGCGGCGTGCCTGTCGGAGCTCTGGGAGGCGCAGTGCCAGGATCCGGTGACGCCGGCGCTGGCCGCGCGCCGGCCGTGTGCCAGCTCTCGCGAGATCGAGGTCGCCTGCGAGGCGGTCGCCGGCAAGACCAGTGCCGCCGTCGCCGAGGAGAAGTTCATCTCGGTCCGGACGGTCGAGAACCACCTCCGGTCCGTCTACCGCAAGCTCGGCGTGGACGGGCGCGAGGGACTCAAGGAGGTGCTGTCGCCGGCCCTCGCCCCGGACCGCGGTGAGGGGTCGCAGCCCTAG